A region from the Kryptolebias marmoratus isolate JLee-2015 linkage group LG9, ASM164957v2, whole genome shotgun sequence genome encodes:
- the LOC108243032 gene encoding catenin delta-1-like isoform X3 — MEQRENAAALLESVREQEVQFEQLTRALEEERRRVGLPATSPSAVGRHLPHTQNGRLGDADIERLKLTDSYMNGTQYRMVDPAHGALDESYTPEDDSQEARSVFSEEGTTRRTDNGMKKPVSRTVLPSLTLSFDGGLSPGMGVYSATLDRPYRPSVPGDYPTATVPRNYHYSPVGGYEDYRGGPPSEAYTSLSRGSQMDERYRPVDGYRTLDSGYRAPSRQLDPYAAQPQVSRGMRALGSALEMRYGPGHFGMEGDQHGYDDYSLGPPPMHPGGYGTMPRLGPGPGGMDRRRLRSFEDTLDGDMGGVNPYAWGVPMTMDRGSMASLDSTLRKPPNTSWRQPELPEVIAMLNYRLDPVKTNAAAFLQHLTFKNDKVKSEVRRLKGIPALVSLLDHPSKEVHHSACGALKNISYGRDADNKIAIKNCDGVPALVRLLRKTRDQDLTDTITGTLWNLSSHDSVKMEIVDHALHALADEVVVPHSGWEKGSSGGEESIKPRHLEWEISLTNTAGCLRNVSSERTEARRKLRECTGLVDALMYIVQSQINRKDVDNKLVENCVCLLRNLSYQVHREVPGCERYAELAPLNQGPAQAHKGGCFGSRKGKDEWFSKVKKDEDDGSADQIDIPKRSTTAKGYELLFQPEVVRVYTSLLKESKNPSVLEAAAGAIQNLCAGRWTYGRYIRGTVRLEKGLPMMIELLDHGNDRVVRAMSGALRNLAIDNRNCELLGLHAVPQLVANLPGGQNQPARALSEETVVSVLSTLAEVLGSNLEAAKTLRASQGIERLVLINKDGKRTGREVRGAGQVLQLVWAHKELRRPLEKDGWKKSDFMVNLNPGGTTTTNGPNNRPNGTYEDSTTPLLDRGEKRDVIPLNDLGPEAYSTLDQRERRHTLDDATDTLQKN; from the exons ATGGAGCAGCGTGAGAACGCAGCGGCTCTGCTGGAGTCGGTCAGGGAGCAGGAGGTGCAGTTTGAACAGTTGACCCGGgcgctggaggaggagaggaggagagtcGGCCTCCCCGCCACCAGCCCCTCGGCAGTGGGTCGCCACCTCCCTCACACACAG AACGGGCGTTTAGGGGATGCAGACATAGAGCGTCTGAAACTGACTGACTCCTACATGAACGGCACACAG TACAGGATGGTGGACCCTGCACACGGCGCTCTCGACGAGAGCTACACACCAGAGGACGATTCCCAGGAGGCGCGCTCAGTCTTCTCTGAGGAGGGAACCACCCGGCGGACAGATAACGGG ATGAAGAAACCGGTCTCGCGCACAGTTCTGCCCTCTCTGACGCTGTCCTTCGACGGGGGCTTGTCGCCTGGTATGGGTGTCTACAGCGCCACACTGGACCGTCCGTACAGGCCGTCAGTGCCAGGTGACTACCCCACCGCTACGGTTCCCAGAAACTACCACTACAGCCCTGTGGGAGGATATGAGGACTACCGTGGAGGGCCCCCGTCTGAAGCGTACACTAGTCTGAGCCGAGGGTCGCAGATGGATGAGCGTTACAG GCCAGTTGACGGCTACAGAACTCTGGACTCTGGTTACCGGGCCCCCAGCCGTCAGCTGGACCCGTACGCAGCTCAGCCCCAGGTGAGCCGAGGGATGAGGGCTTTGGGCTCAGCGTTGGAGATGAGATATGGTCCCGGCCATTTTGGTATGGAGGGTGATCAGCACGGGTATGACGACTACAGCTTGGGGCCTCCACCTATGCACCCTGGCGGCTACGGCACCATGCCGCGGCTCGGGCCGGGACCAGGGGGAATGGACAGACGCAGGCTCAG GAGCTTCGAGGACACTTTGGATGGGGACATGGGAGGAGTCAACCCTTACGCGTGGGGCGTTCCCATGACGATGGACAGGGGCAGCATGGCTTCGCTGGACAGCACATTAAGGAAGCCCCCTAACACTTCATGGAGACAGCCAGAACTGCCAGAGGTGATTGCCATGTTGAACTACCGTCTGGATCCCGTCAAGACAAACGCTGCTGCCTTCCTGCAGCATCTCACGTTCAAAAACGACAAG GTAAAGTCAGAAGTGCGTCGACTGAAGGGCATTCCAGCCTTGGTGTCATTGTTGGACCATCCCAGCAAAGAGGTCCATCATTCAGCCTGCGGCGCGCTGAAGAACATTTCATACGGGCGGGACGCGGATAACAAGATCGCTATTAAAAACTGCGACGGAGTACCCGCTCTGGTCAGGTTACTGAGGAAAACCCGTGACCAGGACCTCACCGACACCATCACAG GCACCTTGTGGAACCTCTCCTCCCATGATTCGGTGAAGATGGAGATCGTGGACCACGCTCTTCATGCCCTGGCTGACGAGGTCGTCGTTCCTCACTCGGGCTGGGAGAAAGGCAGCAGCGGGGGAGAGGAGAGCATCAAACCCCGACATCTAGAGTGGGAGATCTCATTGACCAATACTGCTGGCTGCCTTAG AAATGTGAGTTCAGAACGGACTGAAGCCAGGCGAAAGCTGAGAGAATGCACAGGGTTGGTGGACGCACTGATGTACATCGTCCAGTCTCAGATTAACCGCAAAGACGTGGATAATAAG CTGGTGGAGAACTGCGTCTGCCTCCTGAGGAACCTGTCCTATCAGGTTCACCGTGAAGTCCCGGGCTGCGAGCGCTACGCGGAGCTGGCACCTCTCAACCAGGGCCCGGCCCAGGCGCACAAAGGGGGCTGCTTTGGCTCACGGAAGGGCAAAG ATGAATGGTTTTCCAAAG TGaagaaagatgaagatgatggaaGCGCTGATCAAATTGATATTCCAAAGAGGTCAACAACTGccaaag GTTATGAGCTGCTCTTTCAGCCGGAGGTGGTTCGTGTTTACACGTCGCTGCTCAAGGAGAGCAAGAACCCCTCGGTGCTCGAGGCTGCCGCTGGCGCGATCCAGAACCTGTGTGCTGGCCGATGGACT tatGGTCGGTACATCAGGGGCACGGTGCGTCTGGAGAAGGGTCTCCCCATGATGATAGAACTCCTCGATCACGGCAACGATCGCGTGGTTCGGGCGATGTCTGGAGCATTGAGGAACCTCGCCATCGACAACAGAAACTGTGAACTCTTAG GTTTGCATGCCGTGCCGCAGCTCGTGGCCAACCTGCCCGGAGGCCAGAACCAGCCTGCGCGGGCTCTGTCTGAGGAGACGGTGGTGTCTGTGCTGAGCACGCTCGCCGAGGTGTTGGGCAGCAACCTGGAGGCAGCAAAGACTCTCAGAGCTTCACAAGGCATCGAGAGGCTGGTGCTTATTAACAAGGATGG CAAGCGCACGGGCCGCGAGGTGCGAGGAGCGGGTCAGGTGCTGCAGCTCGTTTGGGCCCACAAAGAGCTGCGCCGGCCGCTGGAGAAGGACGGCTGGAAGAAGTCGGACTTCATGGTCAACCTCAACCCCGGcggcaccaccaccaccaacggCCCGAACAACAGGCCTAATGGCACCTACGAGGACAGCACCACACCGCTCCTGGACAGAG gaGAGAAGAGGGACGTGATTCCACTGAACGACTTAGGCCCTG AGGCCTACTCTACACTGGACCAGAGGGAGAGGAGACACACTCTGGATGACGCCACAGACACTTTACAG AAAAACTGA
- the LOC108243032 gene encoding catenin delta-1-like isoform X1, translated as MEQRENAAALLESVREQEVQFEQLTRALEEERRRVGLPATSPSAVGRHLPHTQNGRLGDADIERLKLTDSYMNGTQYRMVDPAHGALDESYTPEDDSQEARSVFSEEGTTRRTDNGMKKPVSRTVLPSLTLSFDGGLSPGMGVYSATLDRPYRPSVPGDYPTATVPRNYHYSPVGGYEDYRGGPPSEAYTSLSRGSQMDERYRPVDGYRTLDSGYRAPSRQLDPYAAQPQVSRGMRALGSALEMRYGPGHFGMEGDQHGYDDYSLGPPPMHPGGYGTMPRLGPGPGGMDRRRLRSFEDTLDGDMGGVNPYAWGVPMTMDRGSMASLDSTLRKPPNTSWRQPELPEVIAMLNYRLDPVKTNAAAFLQHLTFKNDKVKSEVRRLKGIPALVSLLDHPSKEVHHSACGALKNISYGRDADNKIAIKNCDGVPALVRLLRKTRDQDLTDTITGTLWNLSSHDSVKMEIVDHALHALADEVVVPHSGWEKGSSGGEESIKPRHLEWEISLTNTAGCLRNVSSERTEARRKLRECTGLVDALMYIVQSQINRKDVDNKLVENCVCLLRNLSYQVHREVPGCERYAELAPLNQGPAQAHKGGCFGSRKGKDEWFSKVKKDEDDGSADQIDIPKRSTTAKGYELLFQPEVVRVYTSLLKESKNPSVLEAAAGAIQNLCAGRWTYGRYIRGTVRLEKGLPMMIELLDHGNDRVVRAMSGALRNLAIDNRNCELLGLHAVPQLVANLPGGQNQPARALSEETVVSVLSTLAEVLGSNLEAAKTLRASQGIERLVLINKDGKRTGREVRGAGQVLQLVWAHKELRRPLEKDGWKKSDFMVNLNPGGTTTTNGPNNRPNGTYEDSTTPLLDRGEKRDVIPLNDLGPEAYSTLDQRERRHTLDDATDTLQRGVYGGRKGSLPLLDSYDG; from the exons ATGGAGCAGCGTGAGAACGCAGCGGCTCTGCTGGAGTCGGTCAGGGAGCAGGAGGTGCAGTTTGAACAGTTGACCCGGgcgctggaggaggagaggaggagagtcGGCCTCCCCGCCACCAGCCCCTCGGCAGTGGGTCGCCACCTCCCTCACACACAG AACGGGCGTTTAGGGGATGCAGACATAGAGCGTCTGAAACTGACTGACTCCTACATGAACGGCACACAG TACAGGATGGTGGACCCTGCACACGGCGCTCTCGACGAGAGCTACACACCAGAGGACGATTCCCAGGAGGCGCGCTCAGTCTTCTCTGAGGAGGGAACCACCCGGCGGACAGATAACGGG ATGAAGAAACCGGTCTCGCGCACAGTTCTGCCCTCTCTGACGCTGTCCTTCGACGGGGGCTTGTCGCCTGGTATGGGTGTCTACAGCGCCACACTGGACCGTCCGTACAGGCCGTCAGTGCCAGGTGACTACCCCACCGCTACGGTTCCCAGAAACTACCACTACAGCCCTGTGGGAGGATATGAGGACTACCGTGGAGGGCCCCCGTCTGAAGCGTACACTAGTCTGAGCCGAGGGTCGCAGATGGATGAGCGTTACAG GCCAGTTGACGGCTACAGAACTCTGGACTCTGGTTACCGGGCCCCCAGCCGTCAGCTGGACCCGTACGCAGCTCAGCCCCAGGTGAGCCGAGGGATGAGGGCTTTGGGCTCAGCGTTGGAGATGAGATATGGTCCCGGCCATTTTGGTATGGAGGGTGATCAGCACGGGTATGACGACTACAGCTTGGGGCCTCCACCTATGCACCCTGGCGGCTACGGCACCATGCCGCGGCTCGGGCCGGGACCAGGGGGAATGGACAGACGCAGGCTCAG GAGCTTCGAGGACACTTTGGATGGGGACATGGGAGGAGTCAACCCTTACGCGTGGGGCGTTCCCATGACGATGGACAGGGGCAGCATGGCTTCGCTGGACAGCACATTAAGGAAGCCCCCTAACACTTCATGGAGACAGCCAGAACTGCCAGAGGTGATTGCCATGTTGAACTACCGTCTGGATCCCGTCAAGACAAACGCTGCTGCCTTCCTGCAGCATCTCACGTTCAAAAACGACAAG GTAAAGTCAGAAGTGCGTCGACTGAAGGGCATTCCAGCCTTGGTGTCATTGTTGGACCATCCCAGCAAAGAGGTCCATCATTCAGCCTGCGGCGCGCTGAAGAACATTTCATACGGGCGGGACGCGGATAACAAGATCGCTATTAAAAACTGCGACGGAGTACCCGCTCTGGTCAGGTTACTGAGGAAAACCCGTGACCAGGACCTCACCGACACCATCACAG GCACCTTGTGGAACCTCTCCTCCCATGATTCGGTGAAGATGGAGATCGTGGACCACGCTCTTCATGCCCTGGCTGACGAGGTCGTCGTTCCTCACTCGGGCTGGGAGAAAGGCAGCAGCGGGGGAGAGGAGAGCATCAAACCCCGACATCTAGAGTGGGAGATCTCATTGACCAATACTGCTGGCTGCCTTAG AAATGTGAGTTCAGAACGGACTGAAGCCAGGCGAAAGCTGAGAGAATGCACAGGGTTGGTGGACGCACTGATGTACATCGTCCAGTCTCAGATTAACCGCAAAGACGTGGATAATAAG CTGGTGGAGAACTGCGTCTGCCTCCTGAGGAACCTGTCCTATCAGGTTCACCGTGAAGTCCCGGGCTGCGAGCGCTACGCGGAGCTGGCACCTCTCAACCAGGGCCCGGCCCAGGCGCACAAAGGGGGCTGCTTTGGCTCACGGAAGGGCAAAG ATGAATGGTTTTCCAAAG TGaagaaagatgaagatgatggaaGCGCTGATCAAATTGATATTCCAAAGAGGTCAACAACTGccaaag GTTATGAGCTGCTCTTTCAGCCGGAGGTGGTTCGTGTTTACACGTCGCTGCTCAAGGAGAGCAAGAACCCCTCGGTGCTCGAGGCTGCCGCTGGCGCGATCCAGAACCTGTGTGCTGGCCGATGGACT tatGGTCGGTACATCAGGGGCACGGTGCGTCTGGAGAAGGGTCTCCCCATGATGATAGAACTCCTCGATCACGGCAACGATCGCGTGGTTCGGGCGATGTCTGGAGCATTGAGGAACCTCGCCATCGACAACAGAAACTGTGAACTCTTAG GTTTGCATGCCGTGCCGCAGCTCGTGGCCAACCTGCCCGGAGGCCAGAACCAGCCTGCGCGGGCTCTGTCTGAGGAGACGGTGGTGTCTGTGCTGAGCACGCTCGCCGAGGTGTTGGGCAGCAACCTGGAGGCAGCAAAGACTCTCAGAGCTTCACAAGGCATCGAGAGGCTGGTGCTTATTAACAAGGATGG CAAGCGCACGGGCCGCGAGGTGCGAGGAGCGGGTCAGGTGCTGCAGCTCGTTTGGGCCCACAAAGAGCTGCGCCGGCCGCTGGAGAAGGACGGCTGGAAGAAGTCGGACTTCATGGTCAACCTCAACCCCGGcggcaccaccaccaccaacggCCCGAACAACAGGCCTAATGGCACCTACGAGGACAGCACCACACCGCTCCTGGACAGAG gaGAGAAGAGGGACGTGATTCCACTGAACGACTTAGGCCCTG AGGCCTACTCTACACTGGACCAGAGGGAGAGGAGACACACTCTGGATGACGCCACAGACACTTTACAG CGAGGGGTGTATGGGGGCAGAAAGGGCTCCCTGCCTCTGTTGGACTCCTACGATGGTTAG
- the LOC108243032 gene encoding catenin delta-1-like isoform X4, with protein sequence MCRKNGRLGDADIERLKLTDSYMNGTQYRMVDPAHGALDESYTPEDDSQEARSVFSEEGTTRRTDNGMKKPVSRTVLPSLTLSFDGGLSPGMGVYSATLDRPYRPSVPGDYPTATVPRNYHYSPVGGYEDYRGGPPSEAYTSLSRGSQMDERYRPVDGYRTLDSGYRAPSRQLDPYAAQPQVSRGMRALGSALEMRYGPGHFGMEGDQHGYDDYSLGPPPMHPGGYGTMPRLGPGPGGMDRRRLRSFEDTLDGDMGGVNPYAWGVPMTMDRGSMASLDSTLRKPPNTSWRQPELPEVIAMLNYRLDPVKTNAAAFLQHLTFKNDKVKSEVRRLKGIPALVSLLDHPSKEVHHSACGALKNISYGRDADNKIAIKNCDGVPALVRLLRKTRDQDLTDTITGTLWNLSSHDSVKMEIVDHALHALADEVVVPHSGWEKGSSGGEESIKPRHLEWEISLTNTAGCLRNVSSERTEARRKLRECTGLVDALMYIVQSQINRKDVDNKLVENCVCLLRNLSYQVHREVPGCERYAELAPLNQGPAQAHKGGCFGSRKGKDEWFSKVKKDEDDGSADQIDIPKRSTTAKGYELLFQPEVVRVYTSLLKESKNPSVLEAAAGAIQNLCAGRWTYGRYIRGTVRLEKGLPMMIELLDHGNDRVVRAMSGALRNLAIDNRNCELLGLHAVPQLVANLPGGQNQPARALSEETVVSVLSTLAEVLGSNLEAAKTLRASQGIERLVLINKDGKRTGREVRGAGQVLQLVWAHKELRRPLEKDGWKKSDFMVNLNPGGTTTTNGPNNRPNGTYEDSTTPLLDRGEKRDVIPLNDLGPEAYSTLDQRERRHTLDDATDTLQRGVYGGRKGSLPLLDSYDG encoded by the exons ATGTGTCGAAAG AACGGGCGTTTAGGGGATGCAGACATAGAGCGTCTGAAACTGACTGACTCCTACATGAACGGCACACAG TACAGGATGGTGGACCCTGCACACGGCGCTCTCGACGAGAGCTACACACCAGAGGACGATTCCCAGGAGGCGCGCTCAGTCTTCTCTGAGGAGGGAACCACCCGGCGGACAGATAACGGG ATGAAGAAACCGGTCTCGCGCACAGTTCTGCCCTCTCTGACGCTGTCCTTCGACGGGGGCTTGTCGCCTGGTATGGGTGTCTACAGCGCCACACTGGACCGTCCGTACAGGCCGTCAGTGCCAGGTGACTACCCCACCGCTACGGTTCCCAGAAACTACCACTACAGCCCTGTGGGAGGATATGAGGACTACCGTGGAGGGCCCCCGTCTGAAGCGTACACTAGTCTGAGCCGAGGGTCGCAGATGGATGAGCGTTACAG GCCAGTTGACGGCTACAGAACTCTGGACTCTGGTTACCGGGCCCCCAGCCGTCAGCTGGACCCGTACGCAGCTCAGCCCCAGGTGAGCCGAGGGATGAGGGCTTTGGGCTCAGCGTTGGAGATGAGATATGGTCCCGGCCATTTTGGTATGGAGGGTGATCAGCACGGGTATGACGACTACAGCTTGGGGCCTCCACCTATGCACCCTGGCGGCTACGGCACCATGCCGCGGCTCGGGCCGGGACCAGGGGGAATGGACAGACGCAGGCTCAG GAGCTTCGAGGACACTTTGGATGGGGACATGGGAGGAGTCAACCCTTACGCGTGGGGCGTTCCCATGACGATGGACAGGGGCAGCATGGCTTCGCTGGACAGCACATTAAGGAAGCCCCCTAACACTTCATGGAGACAGCCAGAACTGCCAGAGGTGATTGCCATGTTGAACTACCGTCTGGATCCCGTCAAGACAAACGCTGCTGCCTTCCTGCAGCATCTCACGTTCAAAAACGACAAG GTAAAGTCAGAAGTGCGTCGACTGAAGGGCATTCCAGCCTTGGTGTCATTGTTGGACCATCCCAGCAAAGAGGTCCATCATTCAGCCTGCGGCGCGCTGAAGAACATTTCATACGGGCGGGACGCGGATAACAAGATCGCTATTAAAAACTGCGACGGAGTACCCGCTCTGGTCAGGTTACTGAGGAAAACCCGTGACCAGGACCTCACCGACACCATCACAG GCACCTTGTGGAACCTCTCCTCCCATGATTCGGTGAAGATGGAGATCGTGGACCACGCTCTTCATGCCCTGGCTGACGAGGTCGTCGTTCCTCACTCGGGCTGGGAGAAAGGCAGCAGCGGGGGAGAGGAGAGCATCAAACCCCGACATCTAGAGTGGGAGATCTCATTGACCAATACTGCTGGCTGCCTTAG AAATGTGAGTTCAGAACGGACTGAAGCCAGGCGAAAGCTGAGAGAATGCACAGGGTTGGTGGACGCACTGATGTACATCGTCCAGTCTCAGATTAACCGCAAAGACGTGGATAATAAG CTGGTGGAGAACTGCGTCTGCCTCCTGAGGAACCTGTCCTATCAGGTTCACCGTGAAGTCCCGGGCTGCGAGCGCTACGCGGAGCTGGCACCTCTCAACCAGGGCCCGGCCCAGGCGCACAAAGGGGGCTGCTTTGGCTCACGGAAGGGCAAAG ATGAATGGTTTTCCAAAG TGaagaaagatgaagatgatggaaGCGCTGATCAAATTGATATTCCAAAGAGGTCAACAACTGccaaag GTTATGAGCTGCTCTTTCAGCCGGAGGTGGTTCGTGTTTACACGTCGCTGCTCAAGGAGAGCAAGAACCCCTCGGTGCTCGAGGCTGCCGCTGGCGCGATCCAGAACCTGTGTGCTGGCCGATGGACT tatGGTCGGTACATCAGGGGCACGGTGCGTCTGGAGAAGGGTCTCCCCATGATGATAGAACTCCTCGATCACGGCAACGATCGCGTGGTTCGGGCGATGTCTGGAGCATTGAGGAACCTCGCCATCGACAACAGAAACTGTGAACTCTTAG GTTTGCATGCCGTGCCGCAGCTCGTGGCCAACCTGCCCGGAGGCCAGAACCAGCCTGCGCGGGCTCTGTCTGAGGAGACGGTGGTGTCTGTGCTGAGCACGCTCGCCGAGGTGTTGGGCAGCAACCTGGAGGCAGCAAAGACTCTCAGAGCTTCACAAGGCATCGAGAGGCTGGTGCTTATTAACAAGGATGG CAAGCGCACGGGCCGCGAGGTGCGAGGAGCGGGTCAGGTGCTGCAGCTCGTTTGGGCCCACAAAGAGCTGCGCCGGCCGCTGGAGAAGGACGGCTGGAAGAAGTCGGACTTCATGGTCAACCTCAACCCCGGcggcaccaccaccaccaacggCCCGAACAACAGGCCTAATGGCACCTACGAGGACAGCACCACACCGCTCCTGGACAGAG gaGAGAAGAGGGACGTGATTCCACTGAACGACTTAGGCCCTG AGGCCTACTCTACACTGGACCAGAGGGAGAGGAGACACACTCTGGATGACGCCACAGACACTTTACAG CGAGGGGTGTATGGGGGCAGAAAGGGCTCCCTGCCTCTGTTGGACTCCTACGATGGTTAG
- the LOC108243032 gene encoding catenin delta-1-like isoform X2: MEQRENAAALLESVREQEVQFEQLTRALEEERRRVGLPATSPSAVGRHLPHTQNGRLGDADIERLKLTDSYMNGTQYRMVDPAHGALDESYTPEDDSQEARSVFSEEGTTRRTDNGMKKPVSRTVLPSLTLSFDGGLSPGMGVYSATLDRPYRPSVPGDYPTATVPRNYHYSPVGGYEDYRGGPPSEAYTSLSRGSQMDERYRPVDGYRTLDSGYRAPSRQLDPYAAQPQVSRGMRALGSALEMRYGPGHFGMEGDQHGYDDYSLGPPPMHPGGYGTMPRLGPGPGGMDRRRLRSFEDTLDGDMGGVNPYAWGVPMTMDRGSMASLDSTLRKPPNTSWRQPELPEVIAMLNYRLDPVKTNAAAFLQHLTFKNDKVKSEVRRLKGIPALVSLLDHPSKEVHHSACGALKNISYGRDADNKIAIKNCDGVPALVRLLRKTRDQDLTDTITGTLWNLSSHDSVKMEIVDHALHALADEVVVPHSGWEKGSSGGEESIKPRHLEWEISLTNTAGCLRNVSSERTEARRKLRECTGLVDALMYIVQSQINRKDVDNKLVENCVCLLRNLSYQVHREVPGCERYAELAPLNQGPAQAHKGGCFGSRKGKVKKDEDDGSADQIDIPKRSTTAKGYELLFQPEVVRVYTSLLKESKNPSVLEAAAGAIQNLCAGRWTYGRYIRGTVRLEKGLPMMIELLDHGNDRVVRAMSGALRNLAIDNRNCELLGLHAVPQLVANLPGGQNQPARALSEETVVSVLSTLAEVLGSNLEAAKTLRASQGIERLVLINKDGKRTGREVRGAGQVLQLVWAHKELRRPLEKDGWKKSDFMVNLNPGGTTTTNGPNNRPNGTYEDSTTPLLDRGEKRDVIPLNDLGPEAYSTLDQRERRHTLDDATDTLQRGVYGGRKGSLPLLDSYDG, encoded by the exons ATGGAGCAGCGTGAGAACGCAGCGGCTCTGCTGGAGTCGGTCAGGGAGCAGGAGGTGCAGTTTGAACAGTTGACCCGGgcgctggaggaggagaggaggagagtcGGCCTCCCCGCCACCAGCCCCTCGGCAGTGGGTCGCCACCTCCCTCACACACAG AACGGGCGTTTAGGGGATGCAGACATAGAGCGTCTGAAACTGACTGACTCCTACATGAACGGCACACAG TACAGGATGGTGGACCCTGCACACGGCGCTCTCGACGAGAGCTACACACCAGAGGACGATTCCCAGGAGGCGCGCTCAGTCTTCTCTGAGGAGGGAACCACCCGGCGGACAGATAACGGG ATGAAGAAACCGGTCTCGCGCACAGTTCTGCCCTCTCTGACGCTGTCCTTCGACGGGGGCTTGTCGCCTGGTATGGGTGTCTACAGCGCCACACTGGACCGTCCGTACAGGCCGTCAGTGCCAGGTGACTACCCCACCGCTACGGTTCCCAGAAACTACCACTACAGCCCTGTGGGAGGATATGAGGACTACCGTGGAGGGCCCCCGTCTGAAGCGTACACTAGTCTGAGCCGAGGGTCGCAGATGGATGAGCGTTACAG GCCAGTTGACGGCTACAGAACTCTGGACTCTGGTTACCGGGCCCCCAGCCGTCAGCTGGACCCGTACGCAGCTCAGCCCCAGGTGAGCCGAGGGATGAGGGCTTTGGGCTCAGCGTTGGAGATGAGATATGGTCCCGGCCATTTTGGTATGGAGGGTGATCAGCACGGGTATGACGACTACAGCTTGGGGCCTCCACCTATGCACCCTGGCGGCTACGGCACCATGCCGCGGCTCGGGCCGGGACCAGGGGGAATGGACAGACGCAGGCTCAG GAGCTTCGAGGACACTTTGGATGGGGACATGGGAGGAGTCAACCCTTACGCGTGGGGCGTTCCCATGACGATGGACAGGGGCAGCATGGCTTCGCTGGACAGCACATTAAGGAAGCCCCCTAACACTTCATGGAGACAGCCAGAACTGCCAGAGGTGATTGCCATGTTGAACTACCGTCTGGATCCCGTCAAGACAAACGCTGCTGCCTTCCTGCAGCATCTCACGTTCAAAAACGACAAG GTAAAGTCAGAAGTGCGTCGACTGAAGGGCATTCCAGCCTTGGTGTCATTGTTGGACCATCCCAGCAAAGAGGTCCATCATTCAGCCTGCGGCGCGCTGAAGAACATTTCATACGGGCGGGACGCGGATAACAAGATCGCTATTAAAAACTGCGACGGAGTACCCGCTCTGGTCAGGTTACTGAGGAAAACCCGTGACCAGGACCTCACCGACACCATCACAG GCACCTTGTGGAACCTCTCCTCCCATGATTCGGTGAAGATGGAGATCGTGGACCACGCTCTTCATGCCCTGGCTGACGAGGTCGTCGTTCCTCACTCGGGCTGGGAGAAAGGCAGCAGCGGGGGAGAGGAGAGCATCAAACCCCGACATCTAGAGTGGGAGATCTCATTGACCAATACTGCTGGCTGCCTTAG AAATGTGAGTTCAGAACGGACTGAAGCCAGGCGAAAGCTGAGAGAATGCACAGGGTTGGTGGACGCACTGATGTACATCGTCCAGTCTCAGATTAACCGCAAAGACGTGGATAATAAG CTGGTGGAGAACTGCGTCTGCCTCCTGAGGAACCTGTCCTATCAGGTTCACCGTGAAGTCCCGGGCTGCGAGCGCTACGCGGAGCTGGCACCTCTCAACCAGGGCCCGGCCCAGGCGCACAAAGGGGGCTGCTTTGGCTCACGGAAGGGCAAAG TGaagaaagatgaagatgatggaaGCGCTGATCAAATTGATATTCCAAAGAGGTCAACAACTGccaaag GTTATGAGCTGCTCTTTCAGCCGGAGGTGGTTCGTGTTTACACGTCGCTGCTCAAGGAGAGCAAGAACCCCTCGGTGCTCGAGGCTGCCGCTGGCGCGATCCAGAACCTGTGTGCTGGCCGATGGACT tatGGTCGGTACATCAGGGGCACGGTGCGTCTGGAGAAGGGTCTCCCCATGATGATAGAACTCCTCGATCACGGCAACGATCGCGTGGTTCGGGCGATGTCTGGAGCATTGAGGAACCTCGCCATCGACAACAGAAACTGTGAACTCTTAG GTTTGCATGCCGTGCCGCAGCTCGTGGCCAACCTGCCCGGAGGCCAGAACCAGCCTGCGCGGGCTCTGTCTGAGGAGACGGTGGTGTCTGTGCTGAGCACGCTCGCCGAGGTGTTGGGCAGCAACCTGGAGGCAGCAAAGACTCTCAGAGCTTCACAAGGCATCGAGAGGCTGGTGCTTATTAACAAGGATGG CAAGCGCACGGGCCGCGAGGTGCGAGGAGCGGGTCAGGTGCTGCAGCTCGTTTGGGCCCACAAAGAGCTGCGCCGGCCGCTGGAGAAGGACGGCTGGAAGAAGTCGGACTTCATGGTCAACCTCAACCCCGGcggcaccaccaccaccaacggCCCGAACAACAGGCCTAATGGCACCTACGAGGACAGCACCACACCGCTCCTGGACAGAG gaGAGAAGAGGGACGTGATTCCACTGAACGACTTAGGCCCTG AGGCCTACTCTACACTGGACCAGAGGGAGAGGAGACACACTCTGGATGACGCCACAGACACTTTACAG CGAGGGGTGTATGGGGGCAGAAAGGGCTCCCTGCCTCTGTTGGACTCCTACGATGGTTAG